A single genomic interval of Metasolibacillus fluoroglycofenilyticus harbors:
- a CDS encoding sugar isomerase domain-containing protein, whose amino-acid sequence MHQYFKNIQQLLNKVGQQEEQLKEVAEMTAKKIGKGGIIQLFGAGHSFLLAEELFYRAGGLVPVKAIYIEPLMLAAGPTTSSRNERKEGVVLAHRHLFDIRPEDIVIIISTSGRNAAPIEMAFEAKERGAFVISLQSLCYTEQESTHSSGMRLEQIVDAVFNTSVPIGDGVLQSGDYQYGASSTVVGAALLNAFVSMVIEQLLAVQQEAPVFVSNNINQSTSQNDKYCRQFENRITFN is encoded by the coding sequence ATGCATCAATATTTTAAAAATATTCAGCAATTGCTGAATAAGGTGGGGCAACAAGAAGAACAATTAAAAGAAGTTGCCGAAATGACGGCTAAGAAGATTGGAAAAGGCGGTATTATACAGCTATTCGGTGCAGGGCATTCCTTCCTGCTAGCTGAGGAACTATTTTATCGTGCTGGTGGACTCGTGCCAGTTAAAGCGATTTATATTGAGCCATTAATGCTTGCTGCAGGACCTACTACATCTTCGCGTAATGAGCGAAAAGAAGGGGTTGTGCTCGCACATCGCCATTTGTTTGATATTCGACCAGAAGATATAGTCATTATTATTTCGACTTCAGGTCGCAATGCCGCACCAATTGAAATGGCATTTGAAGCGAAGGAACGAGGGGCATTTGTTATTTCTTTGCAATCATTATGCTATACTGAACAGGAAAGCACACATAGTAGTGGCATGCGTTTAGAGCAAATTGTGGACGCCGTTTTTAATACGTCAGTGCCTATTGGAGATGGGGTTTTACAAAGCGGTGACTATCAATATGGAGCAAGCTCTACAGTTGTTGGTGCAGCATTGCTCAACGCATTCGTTAGTATGGTTATTGAACAGCTATTAGCAGTACAGCAAGAAGCACCTGTGTTTGTTAGTAATAATATTAACCAGTCTACTTCTCAAAACGATAAATACTGCAGGCAGTTTGAAAACAGAATTACATTCAATTAG